The proteins below are encoded in one region of Qipengyuania sp. HL-TH1:
- a CDS encoding SDR family oxidoreductase — MTKGIEGKVVLITGGSSGIGAETARLLAERGAKVAIAARRKDRLDEVVADIAANGGTARSYALDVTDKSAVQSVVAAIIADFGCLDVLINNAGLMPIRPMAEVNTDEWDQMIDVNLKGTLYGIAAALPGFLEQGSGHIINLSSVAGIKVFAPGGTVYSGTKFAVSAISEGLRHEVGEKVRVTSIEPGAVESDLKFTTSGTAAETVLDFYKQAIPTASVARAIAFAVEQPDDVDINAIVIRPTAQEF; from the coding sequence ATGACAAAGGGTATCGAAGGCAAGGTCGTTCTCATTACCGGCGGCAGCAGCGGCATCGGCGCGGAAACAGCGCGTCTTCTCGCGGAACGCGGCGCGAAGGTGGCCATCGCCGCGCGGCGCAAGGACAGGCTCGACGAGGTCGTCGCGGACATCGCCGCAAACGGTGGCACGGCACGTAGCTACGCGCTGGACGTGACCGACAAATCGGCGGTCCAGTCCGTCGTCGCCGCAATCATTGCCGACTTCGGCTGCCTCGACGTGCTGATCAACAACGCCGGGCTGATGCCGATCCGTCCGATGGCCGAGGTCAACACCGACGAGTGGGACCAGATGATCGACGTCAATCTGAAGGGTACGCTCTACGGCATCGCGGCGGCCCTTCCCGGTTTTCTCGAGCAGGGCAGCGGTCACATCATCAACCTGAGCTCGGTTGCGGGCATCAAGGTCTTCGCACCGGGCGGCACGGTCTACTCCGGCACCAAGTTCGCCGTCAGCGCAATCAGCGAGGGCTTGCGCCACGAGGTGGGGGAAAAGGTCCGGGTCACGTCAATCGAGCCTGGCGCTGTCGAAAGCGATTTGAAGTTCACGACATCAGGCACGGCTGCCGAAACGGTGCTCGACTTCTACAAGCAGGCCATCCCGACGGCATCGGTGGCGCGTGCTATCGCGTTCGCTGTCGAACAACCGGATGACGTCGACATCAACGCGATCGTCATCCGGCCGACCGCACAGGAGTTCTGA